The following coding sequences lie in one Arachis ipaensis cultivar K30076 chromosome B05, Araip1.1, whole genome shotgun sequence genomic window:
- the LOC107641302 gene encoding uncharacterized protein LOC107641302, with protein MKEELEALEANNTWKLVPLPPTKVAIGCRWIYKAKLKADGSLEKYKARLVAKGYTQQAGIDFKDTFSPVAKVTTVRVLLGIAAVRKWHLIQLDINNAFLNGDLDEEVYMEVPMGHPERKKGLVCRLTKSLYRLRQASRQWFHKFCSTLKQNGFTQCKSDYSLFSTGSGDSKTFLLVYVDDIIIAGANLDMMMKVQLKLQSIFKLKILGDLKFFLGLELAKSSQGISLTQRKYTLSLLDDTNLLDYKPVTVPMDANLKLRAKEGDLIPDASAYRRLIGRLMYLTISRPDITFAVTKLTQFMSDPRMPHLQAAHQVLRYLKNAPGQGILFSAASQLNLSIYSDADWGSCLDTRRSTTGYCAFLGDSLITWKSKKQTVVSRSSTEAEYRSMAHASCEVVWLIGLLQFFFSPSRFGQVILRQHLCSSIGIEPHLS; from the coding sequence ATGAAAGAAGAACTTGAAGCTTTGGAGGCCAACAACACTTGGAAATTGGTTCCTTTACCACCCACCAAAGTTGCCATAGGATGCAGATGGATTTACAAAGCCAAACTAAAAGCTGATGGCAGTTTAGAAAAGTACAAAGCAAGGTTAGTAGCCAAGGGATACACACAGCAAGCAGGAATCGATTTTAAAGATACCTTTAGCCCTGTAGCTAAAGTCACCACTGTACGAGTTCTGCTAGGCATTGCAGCAGTGCGTAAATGGCATTTAATCCAATTGGACATCAATAATGCATTTCTCAACGGGGATTTGGATGAAGAGGTATATATGGAAGTTCCAATGGGGCATCCCGAACGCAAGAAAGGCCTTGTATGTAGGCTTACAAAGTCACTTTATAGGCTCCGACAGGCTTCGAGACAATGGTTTCACAAATTCTGCTCAACTCTTAAGCAAAATGGTTTCACTCAATGTAAGAGTGACTACTCCTTGTTCTCAACAGGTTCTGGTGATTCTAAAACCTTCCTATTAGTATACGTAGACGACATCATAATTGCGGGAGCTAACCTTGATATGATGATGAAAGTACAATTAAAGCTGCAATCCATTTTTAAACTCAAAATATTGGGGGACTTGAAATTCTTTCTAGGCTTGGAACTCGCCaaatcttctcaaggaatttcaCTCACACAGCGCAAGTATACACTCTCTTTACTCGACGACACCAACCTCTTAGACTACAAGCCGGTAacagttcctatggatgccaatctcAAATTAAGAGCTAAAGAAGGTGACCTGATCCCTGATGCTTCTGCTTATAGAAGGCTCATTGGTCGCCTCATGTATCTCACTATCTCCCGGCCAGACATCACCTTTGCTGTCACTAAACTGACCCAATTCATGTCTGATCCGCGGATGCCTCATTTACAAGCTGCTCACCAAGTATTAAGGTACCTTAAGAATGCACCAGGCCAAGGGATTCTGTTTTCAGCTGCTTCCCAACTTAACTTGTCCATATATTCTGATGCTGATTGGGGTAGTTGTCTCGACACAAGGCGATCAACTACAGGCTACTGTGCCTTTCTCGGTGACTCTCTCATTACTTGGAAGAGCAAGAAGCAGACAGTAGTTTCTAGGAGTTCCACCGAAGCCGAATATAGGTCCATGGCGCATGCTAGCTGTGAGGTTGTTTGGTTAATTGGCTTACTTCAGTTTTTTTTTAGTCCAAGTCGATTCGGCCAGGTTATTTTGCGACAACATCTCTGCTCTTCAATTGGCATCGAACCCCACCTTTCATAA
- the LOC110263051 gene encoding serpin-ZXA-like — MLPFSNVDLGKLKIPRFKLSFKVEASPMLKEMGLVLPFMKEALITEIVEERAVSISEIIQKCIIEVNEEGTKAAAATTMHPPAGCAAPRKNKPPPFDFIADHPFLFLIREQYTETVLFVGQVLNPLDG, encoded by the coding sequence ATGCTCCCGTTCAGTAATGTAGATTTAGGTAAACTAAAGATCCCAAGATTTAAGCTATCTTTTAAGGTTGAGGCTTCGCCAATGTTAAAGGAGATGGGTTTGGTGTTACCATTCATGAAAGAAGCTTTAATCACTGAAATTGTGGAAGAGAGAGCTGTGTCTATTTCCGAGATTATCCAGAAATGCATCATTGAAGTGAACGAAGAAGGGACCAAAGCTGCTGCAGCTACAACGATGCATCCTCCTGCGGGTTGTGCAGCACCAAGAAAGAATAAGCCTCCTCCATTTGACTTTATTGCAGACCATCCATTCTTGTTTCTGATCAGAGAACAGTATACTGAAACGGTTCTCTTTGTTGGTCAAGTGCTCAATCCTCTTGATGGATGA